The following is a genomic window from Pedobacter sp. KBS0701.
AATCAATGACTGGTCACCTGTTGGGTGCAGCCGGAGCTATTGAGGCTATTGCAGCAATTCTTTCTGTTAAAAATGATATTGTTCCTCCAACAATCAATCATTTTACTGATGATCCTGCATTTGACCCTAAATTGAATTTTACTTTTAACAAAGCGCAAAAACGTACTGTTAGAGCTGCTTTAAGTAATACATTCGGTTTTGGTGGCCATAACGCTTCTGTTATTTTCAAGAAATACGAAGATTAATTTAGAACAGTACCGCTATATAATTTTGTATGCTAATTAAAAATAGATAACTTAGTTAAATATGCTGATTAGCCGTTAATTGTGTTATTTATTTAATGCCGATATTAAAATTATATAAACTCTATCTCTCTCCTGAAAAGGAGTTTGTTAAAAAGCTGAAAAACATTTTAGGCTTTGTTCCAGGCAATGTTACGCTCTATAAAATGGCGTTCAGACATCGTTCTGCTGCAAAAATTCTAAAAAATGGAAGCAGGAGTAGCAACGAGCGCCTGGAATTTTTAGGCGACGCTGTTCTGGGTTCGGTAATAGCAGAGCTCCTTTTTAAACACTATCCCTATAAAGAAGAAGGGTTTTTAACCGAAATGCGTTCTAAGATTGTAAACCGGGCTAATTTAAACCAGTTGGCAAAAAAAATTGGTTTTGATAAGCTTATTCAGTTTGATCAACGATCAGTAAGCATACAAACCAAACACAATTCGATGCTGGGTGATGCTTTTGAAGCCATTATTGGTGCCATCTACATGGATAAAGGATACAATTTTACCAAAGAATTTTTATTGCGCAGAATTGTAAAACCTCATATCGATATCCACACCTTAGAGCTCACAGAAACGAATTTCAAAAGCAAACTTATTGAATGGTGCCAACGCCATGGTAAGGATGTAATGTTCGAACTGGCGGAAAATGGTGAAGGGGAAAGTGCCAAACTATTTACCATTAGCGCGATTGTTGAAGGTGAAAAATATGGTACAGGAAGAGATTACAATAAGAAAAACGCAGAGAAATTAGCAGCTGAAAAAGCTTGTGAAGCGTTGAGTATATAGGTTCATTGGTTGAATTACCATTGGGTTAGCTGTTTACAGTATTAAACTTAATTGCTTTATTGATGGGATTGCAGATTGTTGGGAATAGTCGGTTAATTGTCGATATAAGTTAAAACTTCAGACCTCCAACACCTGACTTCGGAATTTATTTTATACACCCAAAACTCAGCACCCCAAACTTCTAACGCCAAACTGACTCAGGATGGCTTAAAGACTCTCTACTACTTGCCTTTCCCCAAAGTATCGGTAAACTTCTTAGAAGATTCTTTAATGTATTTAATGTAATCATAACTATTCCAGTACTGCGCTTTATCAAATTCAGGACGGCAGTTTAACATGTATTTCTCTAAGGTATCACCTCTTAGTTCGGTGTTGTTTTTAATCATACTCTGATTGAAGTATACGTCAATTTGCGATTGTTTGATTTCATTATCGGCATACCTGCCAAACCTCCTTGCATTTTTAGGATCAGTACCAAATAGGTTATATAGCGCATTCAATGGACTAAATATAGCTGACAAAACCGTTGTTTTACCGCCGTTGTACACCCCCTTGTTTTTAAACTCACGCTTAATATCGTCTAAATCCTGTTTTTTGGTATTTCCCCTAATGGTTACATCATCAAGCGTGGTACTTCCTCTAATCAGGTAAATAACCAAATCTTTTTCGCTGTTCACCACAACACGCTGATCGATCAGATCGCGCTTAATAACCAACAGTGTATCACCAATTTTAGCTTTAAGCTGGAACATCCCGATATCATTACTGCCCACCCCTATTCCGGTACGCAGGTTGGTAATTTCTGATAAGGCAATCCTGATATTTGAACCTTTTTCGATAACCACACCTCTGATAATAAATTCTTGTGCCTTTGCGACAAAGCCAATTGAAGTAAGAACGAAAAGTATGATGACAAATTTTAAATTTTTCATTGTGTAGCGAATTTGTGCTTCAGGGTATCGGTATATTGTTTGGCCGATTCCCTGATGTATTTAACAGCATCGTAATTGTTCCAGTTACTCACCATGCCGCGAGTTGGGTAATAATCAAGCAGAAATTTGTCGAGATCTTTCCCTGTTAATGTGGTATTATTTGAAACCAGGCTTTTATTGAAGAATTTATCCACTTCCATTAGGCCTAATTCCTTTTTGTAATAACGGTTAAAGTTACGTGCCCTGGTCGGTGTTTTCCCAAATAATTCGTATAAAAACGTTAACGGACTACCACCGAAGGGATTTAGTAAACTTAATGGAGGTTTACCTTCAAAAAATGACCCGTTTCTTTTAAAGTCGCGCTTAACACTTTCCATCTCCTGCTTTTTAGCCTGGCCTTTAACCGTCACCTCTTCAAGCACAGTACTCCCCCTCAGTAAATATACCACCAGATCCTCATCGGTATTTAGCACTAATTTTTGATCGGTTAAATTTTTCTTCGTAATCAACAAAGTATCACCAATCTTAGCCTTTAGCTGAAACATTCCGATATCGTTACTGCTAGCGCCCATTTTACTACGCAAATTGGTTATTCCGGCTAAAGCAACACGCACATTGGAACCCTTTTCAATCACCACCCCTTTCAATACAAAATCCTGGGCTTTAATTTTTAAGCCTTGCATTAAGATGATGATTAAAAGAGTAGCTTTTAAAGGTTTCATTTTATTATAATGAGGTATTTAAAGTATCCAAATACTGTTTTGCAGATTTTTTAATGTAATCAGCGGCATCATAAGTATTCCAGTTTTTAATCTGTTTATGTTTCGGCCTATAATCCAGCATAAACTTATTCAGTTGCTTTCCTGTTAAACTGGTGTTATTTTTAACCAGGCTTACATTAAAAAACCGGTCTATTTCCAACTCTTTTGCCTCGTTATCATAATAGCGGTCAAAGCGTTTTGCATTTTTTCGTTCTGCGCTAAAAAGCTCCATTATTGCGGCCAACGGGTAACGCACATAATAAAGCGGGTTTCTCTTTTTACCATAAAAATAAGTTTTCTTACGGTGTTCTAACCTAACAGCTGATAGGTTTTGTTGTTTGTTTTCTGCCTTAATTGTTACATCATCAAGCAGCATATCTGTCCTAACCAGGTTAATAATCAAGTCCTGATTGTTCGGTACAACCACATAAACATTATCGAAATGCCTTTTGGTAATCAATAGAGTATCGCCGGATTTGGCTTTCACCTCAAAGAAACCCATATCGTTACTTCCTACCGCTTGTTTATTATTAATATTGGTTACCACAGCTAATGCAATACGGATCTGAGTTCCTTTTTCTAAAATAACTCCTTTTGCTGATGTAATTTGGGCGAGCGTTTTTTTAGGCAAAATGAACAATAGCAATGAAAGTGATAACATGATCAAAAATGCTTTCATATCTATAAGATATTTTTGTAAAATTAACATTTGTTAACCTTGTAAACTGTTAAAGAAACGTTAATAATCATGAGAAAGTAACGGGTAGATTTGTTTATTTTGTGTATTATATTCTTTGTATTCATGCTTACAGTTGCCACATTTATGTTTATGGATAGAGGAGCTGCATCATGTAGGCAACAGGCCTGCTAAAAGCCTCCCACTTTGTAAATAAACCTGATTGAAATGAAAAGCCCACAGCGCAGCGAGGACTTGCAATAAAAAGCAGAGCTGCAATCCCCGAAGAAATACTGAACGCTGGTTTTCTAATGATAAAGCTATTTTATCCGGCAAGCTATATTTCCTGGCTCCTTGACCATTATTATTTCTCCTTTCAGCTTAAAACCCTATCTTTGCGCATGATAAAATCCATGACAGGATACGGCTTAGCAACAGCCGATTATGCAAACGCAAAGTATAGTGTCGAAATCAAATCGCTCAACAGTAAATTTCTGGAGCTGAATTTAAAATATCCTAAAGCTTTTTCTGATAAAGAGTTGATTCTGCGCAACATCTGCAGTAAAGACATCGAAAGAGGAAAGGTAAGTTTAAGCATCAATGTAGAACGCACCAATGGCGAAGTTACAGGTGCAACCATTAATACCGCATTATTAAGTCACTATTACAAGCAGCTTGTTGACGTTAACAATGAACTAGGTGCTGACAGCAGTAACTTATTGCAAACAGCATTAACCTTTCCTGACGTAATTAGTTATAAGGAAGAAAGTGTGAGTGAGGATGAGTGGAACCATTTATTCCAGATTTTCAACTCGGCTTTAACCAATTTCAATAAATTCAGAGAAGATGAAGGCGCTGTTTTAAAGGCTGATTTAGAGCTGAGAATTAAAAACATTCTTTCTTATTTCAAATCTGTTGAGGAACTGGAGCCTAAGAGAATTTCGGCTATCCGCGATAAATTTACCCAGTTTTTGGATGATGCAGTAGGCAAAGTAAATATCGATCAGAACCGTTTCGAACAGGAATTGATTTATTACATCGATAAAATTGATATTACTGAAGAAAAAACCCGTTTAAAAAGCCATTGCGATTATTTCTTGCAAACTTTAGCAAGCAAAGAAGCAAACGGAAAAAAAATGGGATTCATTTCTCAGGAAATTGGACGTGAAATTAATACTATGGGTGCAAAAGCAAATGATGCCCGGATGCAACAGTTTGTTGTAGGTATGAAAGAAGAATTAGAAAAGATAAAAGAACAGTTACTGAATGTGTTGTAGCGTTAGGCGTAAAGCGACAAGCGCTTAACGCCTAACGCCTAACGCCAATCGCAAAACTTTTAAAAATGCAAGGCAAATTAATCATATTTTCGGCACCATCAGGAGCAGGTAAAACCACCATAGTTCATCATTTATTAAAAAAGTTTCCTGAACTGAGCTTTTCTATTTCTGCCACAACACGCGAGTCGAGAGGTAATGAACAACATGAAAACGATTACTATTTTATCAGTAAAGAAGAGTTTTTACACAAAGTTGCCCATCAGGAATTTGTAGAGTTTGAAGAGGTTTACAATGGAACCTTTTATGGCACTTTACGTTCAGAAATTGAGCGTATCTGGAACGATGGCAAACATGTAATTTTCGATATTGATGTAGAAGGCGGTATCCGTTTGAAAAGGAAATATGAAGAAGATGCGCTGGCTATTTTTGTTCAGCCGCCATCTTTAGATGTTTTAAAGGAACGATTAAGCGGTCGCGGAACAGATAGTCCGGAAAAATTACAGGAACGTTTTATTAAAGCGGAGAAA
Proteins encoded in this region:
- the rnc gene encoding ribonuclease III, which translates into the protein MPILKLYKLYLSPEKEFVKKLKNILGFVPGNVTLYKMAFRHRSAAKILKNGSRSSNERLEFLGDAVLGSVIAELLFKHYPYKEEGFLTEMRSKIVNRANLNQLAKKIGFDKLIQFDQRSVSIQTKHNSMLGDAFEAIIGAIYMDKGYNFTKEFLLRRIVKPHIDIHTLELTETNFKSKLIEWCQRHGKDVMFELAENGEGESAKLFTISAIVEGEKYGTGRDYNKKNAEKLAAEKACEALSI
- a CDS encoding YicC/YloC family endoribonuclease — protein: MTGYGLATADYANAKYSVEIKSLNSKFLELNLKYPKAFSDKELILRNICSKDIERGKVSLSINVERTNGEVTGATINTALLSHYYKQLVDVNNELGADSSNLLQTALTFPDVISYKEESVSEDEWNHLFQIFNSALTNFNKFREDEGAVLKADLELRIKNILSYFKSVEELEPKRISAIRDKFTQFLDDAVGKVNIDQNRFEQELIYYIDKIDITEEKTRLKSHCDYFLQTLASKEANGKKMGFISQEIGREINTMGAKANDARMQQFVVGMKEELEKIKEQLLNVL
- the gmk gene encoding guanylate kinase — protein: MQGKLIIFSAPSGAGKTTIVHHLLKKFPELSFSISATTRESRGNEQHENDYYFISKEEFLHKVAHQEFVEFEEVYNGTFYGTLRSEIERIWNDGKHVIFDIDVEGGIRLKRKYEEDALAIFVQPPSLDVLKERLSGRGTDSPEKLQERFIKAEKELLYADKFDVILKNYDLATACAEAEQLVGDFLKK